The Pongo pygmaeus isolate AG05252 chromosome 7, NHGRI_mPonPyg2-v2.0_pri, whole genome shotgun sequence DNA segment AATTCCTTTTTTAGCTAATTTCTTCCTGagtaatctttctttcttttaaatcgCTCCTCCATCCGTATCTTTTGTGTTAGTGTCCGATTCTGATTATACCGTTTCACTGATGGATATGATGGCTGCTTAAATGGAACATTCCAGTCTTTAAAGAGTTCTTTATGTACTTTTTCAGGTGGCATAAAATGACACTCCAGGAGTCTTTCACCAAACAGGTAGTTGTTCATTGTTTCAGCAACTATCTTGGCAACATCCTCAGACTCAAACTCCACAAATGCATAGCCTTTGCTATTTCCAGTCCTTTTACTTCTGGACAGCCTGAACCGTGTCACAGTGCCAAACTGGGAGAAATATGAAAAGATCTGGGTTTTGTTAAGTAGGTTAGGTAGGTGGCGCACATAGACTACTCCAGgagttgttcttgtttttttcgCTGGGTTATGCGCTTGCGAACCTGCGCCACCTCCTTTTGAAACTCGACATCTTCCTGCAGGTTAAGCGACAGGATTGGCCCAGCCGGGCCAGAAAAAGTCGCCATGCCAAAAGCGGCCGACGCTAACTCCACGAAAATAATGCATTTACAATAGTAATacactttccttttcctttcctttcctttcctttctttttttttttttttttttttttatggagtcttgctgtgttgcccaggctggagtgcaatggcaagatctcagctcaacCTCtggctccagggttcaagtgattctcctgcctcagcctcctgagtagctgggattacaggcgtgtgccaccacacccagctaatttttgtatttttcatacagacagggttttgccatgttggccatactggtctcgatctcctgacctcaggtgatccgcctgcctcggcctaagtgctgggaatacaggtgtgagccactgcagctggccacaTTTCACCTGTTCACTTTAAAAGACCAAAACCTAAAGGAATTAATTGGCAGCCCCATAGacattgtggattttttttgtcttatgaTCCAGGTTGGACCCCATGGACTGGAATAAAAGGTTTCCTGAAGCTTTGGAGAGTCTGATAACTTAGGTGTCTTTTTCATTAAAttgctttaaatttaaattagagggtcaggcacagtggctcatgtctataatcccagcactttgagaggccagagaattgcttgaggccaggagttcaaaaccagcctggacaacatagcaagatgctattctctagagaaacaaacaaacaaattagagGATAATTATGTACTAAGAGATGTGCTTTTGACTCCCTCCCATGAAGTAATAACATCAGCTGCTGGCTGAATCCAACTTCATTTTTCCAAACCCCAAGAATTGGGCTAGTCCTGTGCCtgaggcacttgccaccacactcagGGCTGGCTGAGGGCTGGGGCACTGCTGGCACCATCTCATTTTATGAGCTGTAGTGTGACGCATCAGAACTAGACAAGATGGCTCAGAGAAGCACAGTGGTGGCTGCGTGTTACCATACACTCCATTTCCTCCTAGGACAGGACAGGAAACTGAGGTTACCAGGAGAAACGCCCTTCCCCTTTTGATGTTACATGGGAGGGAAACCAGGCTGCCGAGGCGTGACCCCCACCCCATGCGAGTGAGCAGGCCTGCGGGTGATTAAAGTGTTAAGAGGCATTTCTGAGTGTGGGCCCAGGAGAAGAAATGTGAACCCTCAAAGGCTCGCTCTCTGTTCAAGAGGTCACTTTCTGTTAGTAATCCTCGCCTATGCCCTGGAATTCTGATGTGGGCCTTTTCATGCCCATGGAAACCAGCCCTGCTGGGTCCTGGCACGGGCCTGGGATGCCACCAAGCCAGCTCAGGAGCTCCCTGGTGGTCCTGGTCCCAACCCAGATTTCCCTTTTTGTTTCCCAAATGGCTTTTATCCCAAGCTCTGGGAAAATAATGTAAGCAAAGCTAAATGAGAATTTATCACGAGGTCTGCAGACCCCGAGCTCTGACTCAAAGCCTGGCCTTCAGCACTGGCACCCTAAGCCTCACCTCAACTCCACTTGCTTGCCTCTGGGAACAGCCTTGGCTGAGGGGGTGTGATGGGGTGGCCACCTTGGCTTCCTTGTTGGGTGCGTCTGTGTAGGGCCCTGGGCTCACCTTTCTTCTTCCTGCCTCATGCTACCTTTCCCCCACATCCGTGATAGTATTAATACTTACctctggggaggagagagaataGGGCTGAAAGTTGGGAGGAAAAAAGTGGCCTCAACTTTATTTGCAATATTCTATTGCTTTCGTAAAATTAAAGGtctgccagcctgggcagcatggcgaaaccctgtctctagaaaaatttcaaaaattagctaagagtggtggtgcatgcctgcggggtcagctgctccggaggctgaggtgggaggatcgctagccctcaggaggttgaggctacagtgaaccgtgatcatgccattgcactccagcctgggcgacagaacaagaacctgtctcaaaaaaaaaaaaaaaaaaaaaaaatctgctgccAAGCTTTTATGACAAAAGTATATGAATGATTAATATTGAtaattaatataaacattttctcaGTCAGACTGCAACTCTcgcctgggtctccagcctgttGCCCATTGCAAATTTTGGGCTTGTACCTCCATGATTATGTGAGTCAattacttaaaataaatctctgtctttaatattaactattaaatactaataaattatattaatatgataTTTTGGTGGGTGATTTAATTACTCTATATTTTCTCAATCTTTAAACTTAATACTGCACTTCCAATATTAACAGTAGTGAAATTAGTAGCGAtagctcttttctctttttatattttacctctattgcagctttattgagatataattgacagaATGGCATATATTTATAGTGCACATTGTGATGATTTGATACACatacacattgtggaatgattactGCAATCAAGTtgattaacacatccatcacctcacatggtCACCTTTATTTTTTGGTGAGAACACTTACATGTTTTATGTATCTCTcgttagtcttttttctttctttcttttttttgacagagtctcgctctgtcacccaggctggagtgcagtggcatgatctctgcctcccagattcaagcgattctcctgcctcagcctcctgagtagctgggatcacaggcacccgccaccacacctggctagtttttgtatttttttagtagagacggaatttcactttgttggccaggctggtcttggactcctggccttaagcaatcctctctcctctgcctccgaaagtgctgagattacagatgtgagccaccatggctggcctcaTGTTGGTCTTTTAATgagcatgtttttcttttctgactggaaaaaaatctttttaaagcacATATTGAGCGACTGTTTACACCAGGAGCTATGGGATTGGTGCCGTGTGCTCTCCTTGGACGTGGGTCTGCTCTGTAAAGACAAGATGCCAAAGGACACAGATTAGATGCAGAGTAATAACACTGAACCCATAGTGGGGATGGGGCTCTAAGGTGCTGAACTGCCTTAGTGGCATGGGAATGGGGACACCACTTCAGATTGCACTTTTATCAGAAGTGAATCCATCATCCCAAAGGAAGTTGTCCTAGCTTCCTCTGTGCAGGGCTGTGAAGGAGGAAGTCCAGCAGTTCTAAGGAACAGCAGGGGATGCAAGCCAGTCAGTAAAGGAGGCTGTCCTTTTCCCATACTGTGTTGGAGGGAAGCAAAGTCTCCTTAGCAATTCATTAACAAAGACTAAGacatttttgcaaataaaaagaaagctggcTCAGAATAAACGGTACACTGGGGAGGATGGTGATGCATAAACAGAAGACAGGCAGTGAGACAGTGTGAGAAGTTGCAGGTCGGATCAGGTCGGAaccaggattcttttttttttttttttttgagacagagtcttgctctgttgcccaggctgcagtgcagtggcacaatctcggcttactgcaagctccgcctcccgggttcatgccattctcctgcctcagcctcccgagtagctgggattaaaggcgcctgccaccgcgcctggctaattttttgtatttttagtagagacagggtttcaccgtgttacccaggatggtctcgatctcctgaccttgtgatccgcccacctcggcctcccaaagtgctgggattacaggcgtgagccaccgcgcccagaacCAGTGTTCTTTGCTTCCCACCTCAGGCTGTTATCATCTGCTGGGTGAGGAGGCCTGGAGGGTCGTAGTGAAGTTTCAtgctataatctttttattttgctgtgtatAGGTACCTGAGGTGTGTACAGGAAAATGTACGTGGTTTGCTAGATCTCAGAGTGTACCTTCATTCTCAGCAAATACATGGGTGACTTTAGGACAGTCTCAAGTGAAAGAATTTGGCCAGGTGTTCTTGATGGCTTTGATTTACCCTGTGAAGTTTCAGCTGCCAAGAATCAATTAAAGCCAGGTAATTAGTGGTGCCTTCCCAACTTACAGAATGATACTTTGATAAAGCTTACTTCTCCCGGCTGTGGTACATATTACAAAGGAGTCTAGTACATCTTCTCATTCCATCACTCAACAGACAGACTGAGCATGTATCGTATACTCCAGGCACTGGGTTGGACACCAGGGTACCATGTAGCAGAGACAGCCCCGGCCATCGCGGAGGCACTCCCTCCATCGCACTGCTGTTCTTACCTGCATTCTACACATTCTACTTACCTGCAGCTGACCTGGGTAGATTTCTAAGCCCTCAAAAGAATCTTGACGTTGCTGCAAACAAATTCTTTTCtccattacaattttttttttttgagacggaatttcactcttgttgcccaggctgcagtgcactggcgtgatctcagctcactgcaacatccgcctcctgggttcaagcgattctcctgcctcagcctcccgagtagctgagattacaggcatgtgccaccacgcctggttaattttttgtatttttagtagagatggggtttcaccatgttggccaggctggtctcgaactcctgacctcaggtgatccacctacctcagcctcccaaagtgttgggattacaggcgtgagccaccgtgcccggtccatTACAACTTATTTCTAGTCAAACCAACTGACATATGTTttatggctaattttatgtgttaaactGGCTGGGTCAGGTGCCCAACATTATGCTGtatgtttctgtgaaggtgttttttggACAACATTAACATTTAAGTTGGTGGACTCTGAATAAAGTAGATTGCTCTTTCTATCAGTGGGTGGACCTCATTGAATCAGTCAAAGGCCTTAATAGAATAAAGACCGGGcagtgcacagtggctcatgcctgtaatcccagcagtttgggaggccgaggcaggcggattgcctgaggtcaggagttcgagaccagtctgaccaacatggtgaaaccccatctctactaaaaatacaaaaaaaattagctgagcatgttggcatgcgcctgtaatcccagctactcggaaagctgaggcatgagaatcgcttgaacccaggaggcagaggttgcaataagccgagatcgtgccactgcactccagcctgggtgacagagcaagaccctgcctcaaaaactaaaataaaataaaggctgaCCTCCCTGAGCAACAAGGAGTTCTGCCAGCAGACGGCTTTTGGACTTAGACTTGCCCtggggtctccagcctgctgcctgtCTTGCAGATTTTGAGCTTGTACCTCCATGATTGTGTGACTcacttccttaaaataaatctctctctcatagatatagatatagatgatatacatatagatacacacatCCCATTGgttgtgtttctttggagaaccctgattaatacacaTGTAAATCCACATAACTCCATGTCATACACAGTAAAAaaagagaggccaggtgtggtggctcatgcttgtaatcccagcactttgagaggccgagatgggaggatcagttgatgacaggagtttgagaccagcctgggcaacatagcaagaccctacctctaaaaaaattttttaggccaggtgtggtggctcacgcctgtaatcctggcactttgggaggccaaggcaggcagatcatgaggtcaggagatcgagaccatcctggctaacatggtgaaaccccgtttctaataaaaatacaaaaaaattagccaggtgtggtggcgggtgcctgtagtcccagctactcgggaggccgaggcaagagaatggcgcgaacccaggaggcggagcttgcagtgagccgagatcgcaccactgcactccagcctgggtgacaaagtgagactgtctaaaaaaaaaaaaaaaattgtttaaaaaattagccaggtgtggtggcaggcgcctatagtcccagctacttgggaggctgaggtgggaggattgcttgagcccaggaggtcaaggctgcagtgagctatgatcgcaccactgtactccagcctgggtgacagagtaagaccctgtctaaaataataataataataatgaagaaaaaaagagaaaatgaaatgtcaAAGGGCATGGGAATGAAAGATGGTCCGCAGCTACCAGTACTTTCTGTTGTCCGTGAAAATAAATTGGTTTAGTTGCTAAAGATGAATAGATTCATCAAATTAATCTAGATAGGTGATATTCAaacattttccaaacaaaatcCTATATAGAATCTCAGTATGACAAAATGGGTATACTTCAACTGCCTGACCCTCTTGAGGCACATCTGAACTTATTCTGGTCCATTGCCTACAAACAAGATGAGTGCAAGTCTCCCAGTGATATTCTAGCATGACCTCAGTTTTACTTTTATTACAGTGCTGCCCAAGTCTGCACCAACGTTATTATAAATTCCTTATGCTCATAGCTCTTGAACAGGTATAATAAGACAGATTTACAAAGTCAGCAAAAACATTCCTTCCAAACcactaaaatttaatttaataatattaatttaatttgcCAAATGATGTTTTGCTTAAATTAAGTTGCTACTGGTAACATCAATATGAAAATGACTTCTCTGGAgaagtttttgtgtgtgtttaacgTGCCTTTACTATATTGCAAATGTATGAAATGAGAAAGAACTCAAATTTCCCACACCCTTTTCCCATTAAAATTACTGAACAACCTTCATTTATATGGGGCCTCATGATATCATTTGATGTGGATATTGTGGAGAcctcttcatttcctttctggGTATCTCATGAAAATTAAAGCAGTACTGCCTGACACCAAAGGGAAGGTAGACACAAGCAGACCCCCAAGCCCTAGTGTGGGCAGTAGCCCTCGTTCAGTAGCCCTATGGGTTCAGtgttattattctattctataatTCAGATAGAAGCTTACATgcatttatttagagacggagtctcgctctgttgcccagcctggagtacagtggcacgatctcggctcactgcaacctccgcctcctagattcaagcaattctcctgcctcagcctcccgagtagttggaattacagaccTGTGCctccacgcacagctaatttttgtatttttagtagagatggggtttcaccatgttggccaggatggtctcgatctcctgaccttgtgatctgcccgccttggcctcccaaagtgctgggattacaggtgtgagccactgcacccggcccattttcATGAACATGAAAACACCAAtagatggctgggcgtggtggctcatgcctgtaatcccagcactctgggaggccgaggtgggcggatcacaaggtcaggagttggagaccagcctggccaacatggtgaaacctgtctatactaaaaatacaaaaaattagccaggcatgggggcacacgcctgtagtcctagctacttgggaggctgaggcagaagaatcgcttgaacctgggaggcagaggttgcagttagccgagatcatgccactgcactccagcctgggcaacaaagctagacttcgtctcaaaaaaaagaaaacaccaataGAAGGGAATAGACTTGAGTGGCAAAATGCTATTAGTGCATCCACGTGAAGGGTGAGTAAatgttcttcttttatttttgcaacTATTCTGTAAGTCTGaacttttttgaattttaattcaaaagctttttaaagttggattgaccgggcgtggtggctcacacctgtaattctcaacattttgggaggctgaagcaggaggatcactggaggccaggagtttgggaccagcctgggcaacatagggagacactatatctaaaaaaaaattaaaataaaaaaattagttcagtgtggtggcacatgcctgtagtctcatctactcgagaggctgaggcaagagtattgcttgagccccagagttcaaggctgcagtgagctatgatcacgccaccaCATGTCATATGATCCAACTttggtgtcagagcaagaccctgtctctaaaaaataaataatccttcCTGGGGGAGatagtttaaagaaaataataaataaataaaattaaaaatttagaaaaaaaagactgggcgtggtggctcacacctataatcccagcactcagggaggctgaggcgggtcaggagtttgagaccagcctgcccaacatggtgaaaccccatctctactaaaaatacataaattagccaggtgtggtggcgggcgcctgtaatcccagctacttgggaggctgaggcaggagaatcgcttgaacccaggaggtggagattgcagtgagctgcactacagcctgtgcaacagagcgacactctgtctcagaaaaataatttttttttagaaaaaaaaattcttatagaGGAGACCTCACAGCTCACAAGAATATGTCTATACCCCGCAGCGTGAGAAACAGTGATCTACTTCAAcccttcattttatagattagaaaatTGAGACCCAGTGAGCA contains these protein-coding regions:
- the LOC129043129 gene encoding LOW QUALITY PROTEIN: MKI67 FHA domain-interacting nucleolar phosphoprotein-like (The sequence of the model RefSeq protein was modified relative to this genomic sequence to represent the inferred CDS: inserted 2 bases in 2 codons), coding for MATFSGPAGPILSLNLQEDVEFQKEVAQVRKRITQRKKQEXTPGVVYVRHLPNLLNKTQIFSYFSQFGTVTRFRLSRSKRTGNSKGYAFVEFESEDVAKIVAETMNNYLFGERLLECHFMPPEKVHKELFKDWNVPFKQPSYPSVKRYNQNRTLTQKIRMEERFXKKERLLRKKLAKKGIDYDFPSLILQKTESISKTNRQTSTKGQVLRKKKKKVSGTLDTPEKTVDSQGPTPVCTPTFLERRKSEVAELNDDDKDDEIVFKQPISCVKEEIQETQTPTHSREKRRRKSNQ